The DNA window AAACTCCGCCTTGTACGTTGCCATATCGACGTTGACCGGGCACTCGCCCTTACACCCCTTGCACGAAAGACAGAGGTCGAGCGCATCCTTCACCGTTTCATCTTGCCAGCCGTTCTCCATCGGGTTGCCTTCGAGCATCTCGAAGAGCAAACGAGCGCGGCCGCGAGTCGAATACGCTTCTTCTTTCGTCGCCATGTAACTCGGGCACATGGTGCCGGCGTCGTGCTTGCGGCACTTCCCGGTACCGACGCACCGATTGGCGGCAAAGGCGAAGCTTCCGTGATCGTCCTCGAACTTGAAATGGGTCTTCGGTTCCCACGGCTGGTAGCTCGTGCCCCACCGAAGATTCTGATCGATCTTGTAGGGATGGACGACCTTGCCGGGGTTCATCTTGCCCTGCGGATCCCAGATCGATTTAAATTCCCAGAACGCCTGCACGAGGTCGTCCCCGTACATGATCGGCAGCAACTCGCCGCGGGCTTGCCCGTCGCCGTGCTCGCCCGAGAGCGATCCTCCGTGCTCGACACAAATGTGCGCCATTTTAGTAACGAACTCGCGATACTTCGCGATGCCCTCGGCGGTGAACAGATCGAAATTGATGCTGACGTGGACGCACGCTTGGCCGAAGTGTCCGTAGATGGAACCCTGATACCCGTACTCATCGAGCATCTTCTGGAATTTGCGCAGGTAATCGCCGAGTCGTTTGGGATCGACCGCCGAGTCCTCCCACCCCGGATAGTAGTCGGGTTGGTTGGGAATCTTCGAGGTCGAACCGAGCGCGTTATCGCGAAACTGCCAGAGGTGCAACTGCTCTTCGTGGCTCTCGATAAGCTTCATCGTCGGCGCATGAGGTTTCGGCTTGAACGCTTCCATCAAGCCCCGCGCTCGTTCGGCGGCTTCTTCCTTCGACTCGCCGCCGAACTCGCAGATCAGCCAGGCCTTGCCGTCGGGAAACATCGAGCGTCCGCTCTCGGGCTTCCCTTTGAGTTCCATGTAGTGGAACATCGATTCCGACATACCCTCGAGTGCGATGGGTTTGTGTTCGTCGCAAAACGGAACGTGGTCTCCGGCGGTGGCCAGATCCGGGAACCCCAGCATCAACAACACGCGATGCGGCGGGCTGTGCACCAGGCGAACCGTCGCCTCGACGACGGTGACGCACGTGCTTTCCGTACCGACGAGCGCGCGCGCGACGTTGAATCCGTTCTCGGGGAGAAGTTCGTTGAGGGGAAAACCCGAAACGCGCCGCGGAATTTTCGGAAACCGCGCGCGGATCTGATCGGCATACTTGTCGCGCAAAGCTTTGAGTTTGGAGTAGATCTCGCCTTTGGGGCCGCCGCCCGCGATGATCCGCTCGAGTTCGTCGTCGGAGGTGGGGCCAACCGTCATGCGCGTACCGTCGTAGGTTACGATGTCGAGCTGCTCCACATTTTCTTCGGTCTTGCCGGCCATCTGCGCGTGCATGCCGCATGAATTGTTGCCGATCATGCCGCCAAACGTATTGCGATCGTGCGTCGCGGGGTCGGGCCCGAACGTGAGGTTGCGTTCCTCGGCCTTATTGCGGAGATCGTCGTTCACGCACCCGGGCTGGACGCGCGCCTTCTTTCCTTCCCAATCGATCTCCACGATGCGGTTCATGTACTTGCTGAAATCCAGGACGACCGCGGCATTACACGTTTCGCCAGCTAGACTCGTACCGCCGCCGCGCGAAAACACCGGCGCTCCGTACGTGCGGCACGCCGCCAACGCTCGTTCGACGTCCTCGGCGTTCTTCGGAATCACGAGCCCGATCGGAACTTGACGATAGTTCGACGCATCGGTCGCATACATCGCTCGCGTGCCGGTATCGAATCGAACCTCGCCGCTAATCGTGCGGCGCAGCTCCGCCTCAAGCCCGGCGGCATCCACGTCGGCGTGGTTAACCGACCCGGGTCGCTCGGTGGGCTTGGGGTGCGTGCCGTTGCGGCTGGAATGTTTCGACTCGACGGCCTCGAGAATGCGGATCATGTCAACGGGTCCTTATAGGGCGAAGCGTTCGGCGTCGGTCCGGCGCAGCGTTAAACCGATGCCGGGACGCGTCGAGTCGGGGGTGAGATCGCCGTTCTCGGGATCGGCAGCGCCGTCAAAGAGCATACGCTCGATACGAACGTGGTCGAAGAAATACTCGATGTGACGTAACTGTTTGCACGCCATCGCCGCGTGCAGGTGGAGGTGCGGCGCGCAGTGCGTCGAGAGCGGCGTCATCGTGCTCTGGCACAAACCGTCCACCGCGAGGAGACCGGAAAAACCGCCGCAGCGCGTGGCATCGGCTTGCAACACGTCGACGGTTCCGGCATCGATCATCCGCGCGAAGGTATAAAGGCCGTATCCATACTCGCCGGACGAAACGTCCATTCCCGCGGGCACGTGCTCGCGGACGAAGCGCGTTCCCGCATAGTCTTCGCGATAGACCGGTTCCTCGAACCAGGTTACGCCCTGTTCTGCAAACGCTTGCGCGAGCCCGATAGCCTGTTGCGCCGAATACGCACCGTTCGCGTCGATGAAAAGCTCGGCGCGGTCGCCGATCGCCGCACGCGCGGCGGCGACGCGCTTGGGATCGATCTGCGGCTCCCGGCCGACCTTCATCTTCACGCGCGGAATTCCGTCGCCAACCCACCCGGCGAGCTGTTCGCAAAGCTGCTGCTCCGTATACGCCGTGAAGCCGCCGCTTCCGTACACGGGAACGCGTTCGCGCGCCGCGCCGAGTAGGACGTACGCCGGCACGCCGAGCACCTTGGCTTTTAAATCCCAGAGGGCTACATCCACGGCCGAAACGGCCATCGAGGTGATCCCGTCGCGGCCGAGGTTGCGCGAGCGAGCGAACATCTCGTCCCACCGGGCGGCGATTTGGAATGCATCTTTGCCGACGACGGTTTCCCGCAGGAGCGTCTCGATCAGTTTTGCGGTGGCGACGTCGGCGTAGGTGTAGCCCATGCCCGTCTCACCGGCGCCATGCACTTCGACGTAGACGAGGGTGGTCGCGTCCCATTTTAGGGTGCCGTCGGACTCGGGCGTCGCCGTCGGAATCTTATAGGCACGCACTTCAAGCGCGTCGATCCGCGCCTGCGTCCGCACGGCGGCCGTAGAAGCCACGATTACTTGTCCGAGCCGTGCGGCAGAAGCCCTGCGAGAACGCTCTTGATCGATTCCTTGATCACGCC is part of the Candidatus Baltobacteraceae bacterium genome and encodes:
- a CDS encoding FAD-binding and (Fe-S)-binding domain-containing protein; amino-acid sequence: MIRILEAVESKHSSRNGTHPKPTERPGSVNHADVDAAGLEAELRRTISGEVRFDTGTRAMYATDASNYRQVPIGLVIPKNAEDVERALAACRTYGAPVFSRGGGTSLAGETCNAAVVLDFSKYMNRIVEIDWEGKKARVQPGCVNDDLRNKAEERNLTFGPDPATHDRNTFGGMIGNNSCGMHAQMAGKTEENVEQLDIVTYDGTRMTVGPTSDDELERIIAGGGPKGEIYSKLKALRDKYADQIRARFPKIPRRVSGFPLNELLPENGFNVARALVGTESTCVTVVEATVRLVHSPPHRVLLMLGFPDLATAGDHVPFCDEHKPIALEGMSESMFHYMELKGKPESGRSMFPDGKAWLICEFGGESKEEAAERARGLMEAFKPKPHAPTMKLIESHEEQLHLWQFRDNALGSTSKIPNQPDYYPGWEDSAVDPKRLGDYLRKFQKMLDEYGYQGSIYGHFGQACVHVSINFDLFTAEGIAKYREFVTKMAHICVEHGGSLSGEHGDGQARGELLPIMYGDDLVQAFWEFKSIWDPQGKMNPGKVVHPYKIDQNLRWGTSYQPWEPKTHFKFEDDHGSFAFAANRCVGTGKCRKHDAGTMCPSYMATKEEAYSTRGRARLLFEMLEGNPMENGWQDETVKDALDLCLSCKGCKGECPVNVDMATYKAEFLSHYYEHKRRPLAAYAFGLMYWWARLASLAPGVVNAVTQMPILRDIAKATVSVAPERSIPLFAPQTFRAWFAQRTQANEKKPAPRGEVILWPDTWNNHFHPTTAQAAVEVLEDAGFHVTIPKMQLCCGRPLYDYGMLDLAKTMLREVLEALRPQIRAGICVVGLEPSCVSVFRDEMVNLLGPDEDAKRLKDQTYLLTEFLAKKAPDYAPPQLHRKAVVQEHCHQKSILDTSGENAIFKAIGLDYETPDTGCCGMAGPFGFDAEHYDVSMTLGERVLLPKVRQADKQTIIVANGFSCREQVAQTTNRQALHPAQVLKMAIDDADKTSNDALPELRYMPDIRSESLKAAARGMAVAAILGGVALVAALVIWKRR
- a CDS encoding enolase C-terminal domain-like protein, whose amino-acid sequence is MASTAAVRTQARIDALEVRAYKIPTATPESDGTLKWDATTLVYVEVHGAGETGMGYTYADVATAKLIETLLRETVVGKDAFQIAARWDEMFARSRNLGRDGITSMAVSAVDVALWDLKAKVLGVPAYVLLGAARERVPVYGSGGFTAYTEQQLCEQLAGWVGDGIPRVKMKVGREPQIDPKRVAAARAAIGDRAELFIDANGAYSAQQAIGLAQAFAEQGVTWFEEPVYREDYAGTRFVREHVPAGMDVSSGEYGYGLYTFARMIDAGTVDVLQADATRCGGFSGLLAVDGLCQSTMTPLSTHCAPHLHLHAAMACKQLRHIEYFFDHVRIERMLFDGAADPENGDLTPDSTRPGIGLTLRRTDAERFAL